GTGACGCCGTGCAGGGTCAGGTCGCCAGTCACGTCAGCAGTTTTCTCGCCGGTCGATTTGACAGCGGTGGAGACGAACTTGGCCTCTGGGAACTTGCTCACATCGAGGAAATCTTTGCTGGCGATGTGCTTGTCACGCTCGGCGTGGTTGGACCACAGGCTGGCGGTTTTCAGGTCGACGGCGATCTTGCTGGCTTCAGGCTTGGCGGCGTCCCAGCTGAAGGAGCCATCGAAGTCCTTGAAGGTGCCGTGGATGAAGCTGTAGCCCAGGTGGCTGATCTTCCAGTCAACGAAGGCGTGCTGGCCTTCCTTGTCGATCTTGTAGTCTGCTGCCATTGCCTGACCGGCCGAGAACAGTGCGGTACCGAGCGCCAGAGCGGCAAAAGTCTTTTTCAACATGCGTCTATATCCCTTTTGGAGTTGAGGTTGAACATCAAGCTTTGCGGCCCAGCATGCGGATCAGGGTCGCGTCACGGTCGATAAAGTGGTGTTTCAGGGCTGCCAGGCCGTGCAGCCCGGCAAAGATCACCAGGCCCCAGGCCAGGTAGAAATGGATCTCGCCGGCGACATCGGCCTGATCGGGCAGGTTGCTGACCAGCGCCGGCACTTCAAACAGGCCGAACACCGGGATGC
This portion of the Pseudomonas sp. SORT22 genome encodes:
- a CDS encoding YceI family protein — its product is MLKKTFAALALGTALFSAGQAMAADYKIDKEGQHAFVDWKISHLGYSFIHGTFKDFDGSFSWDAAKPEASKIAVDLKTASLWSNHAERDKHIASKDFLDVSKFPEAKFVSTAVKSTGEKTADVTGDLTLHGVTKPVIFKATFNGEGKDPWGGERAGFNAKTTLNLNDFGIKGPGPSSQTLDLDISIEGIKQK